The proteins below come from a single Odocoileus virginianus isolate 20LAN1187 ecotype Illinois unplaced genomic scaffold, Ovbor_1.2 Unplaced_Scaffold_14, whole genome shotgun sequence genomic window:
- the LOC110151102 gene encoding LOW QUALITY PROTEIN: inter-alpha-trypsin inhibitor heavy chain H6 (The sequence of the model RefSeq protein was modified relative to this genomic sequence to represent the inferred CDS: deleted 3 bases in 2 codons; substituted 6 bases at 6 genomic stop codons) has protein sequence MALTFALLDKRLAYASQAEKGCRVINGSTPGQENPHWDSNSEEIFGGDRGSMKSQESSAVLAKGMLPSIFTFSSLQXMGPHFVIHIPHSEERTFFTLDEHPGDLLQLIDDPKTGERLHVSRQLLRAPSRPDHKDQICTYLQVGLXACTNPVGPVGPCKPWAYTVSITHSSISVQGKGTLLLSWDQPALLKRPXLELQVTAAACXTLYLGLYLEFLGLQHHYQNPSILQLPHLGFYVVSGSSLSPLAHSLLGQFQHADIKLVAGPMGPKLRRHQGPDVPVVLGKKLLKDSPRLLPHXASCXLVKCSHVQWFLGQPYIAYVL, from the exons ATGGCTTTGACATTTGCTTTGTTGGACAAGAGACTTGCTTATGCTTCACAAGCAGAGAAGGGATGTAGGGTTATAAATGGGAGCACCCCTGGGCAAG AGAATCCACATTGGGACAGCAATTCTGAAGAGATCTTTGGAGGAGATAGAGGCAGCATGAAATCTCAGGAAAGTTCTGCAGTACTAGCGAAAG GCATGTTGCCAAGCATCTTCACTTTCTCAT CCTTGCAATAAATGGGACCCCACTTTGTGATACACATCCCACACTCAGAAGAGAGGACCTTCTTCACACTGGATGAGCATCCAGGGGATCTGCTACAACTCATAGATGACCCAAAGACAGGGGAGA GGCTGCATGTGAGTAGACAGCTGCTTAGGGCACCATCAAGGCCAGATCACAAGGACCAGATCTGTACCTACCTCCAGGTAGGTCTGTAGGCCTGTACCAATCCT GTTGGCCCTGTGGGCCCCTGTAAACCCTGGGCCTACACTGTTTCCATTACCCACAGTTCCATATCTGTGCAAGGTAAGGGTACCTTGCTTCTGTCCTGGGACCAGCCTGCACTACTGAAAAGGCCCTAGCTGGAGCTCCAG GTGACTGCTGCAGCATGTTAAACCCTCTACCTCGGGCTTTACCTTGAGTTCCTAGGTCTCCAGCACCACTACCAGAACCCCAGCATCCTGCAGCTACCACACCTTGGGTTCTATGTGGTCAGTGGCTCAAGTCTCAGCCCCTTGGCCCATAGCCTACTGG GACAGTTCCAGCATGCAGACATCAAGCTGGTGGCAGGGCCTATGGGGCCAAAACTGAGGAGGCACCAGGGCCCAGATGTGCCTGTGGTCCTAGGCAAGAAGCTGCTGAAGGACTCACCAAGACTGTTGCCCCACTGAGCTTCCTGCTGACTGGTGAAATGCTCTCATGTACAATGGTTTCTGGGCCAACCCTACATTGCCTATGTCCTGTGA